One genomic window of Verrucomicrobiia bacterium includes the following:
- a CDS encoding oligosaccharide flippase family protein — MRTVSHVFGTKVVDYLLKFITGILITRTLGPSDKGILTFAMLVVTWTVTFGNLSFFDANIYLLGSRRFSLSEAAMTSFVLSLASGLLYALLLFIIVRSRLVHWPVGNPWVFLALLMTIPFNILANNSTSILQGLSWFKLYNLLTVTASFVYLAAVVAARYLAEDRLAGIVAATVGSNILIAAIMVFCLGKAANWKLRFSGRYLREGLLYGLRGHVRVLLTQVTVRFDQFVLGAMLEPVYLGWYSVAAGLSEGLLMLPDSVGMLLFPRVAAEPNTAAMLAARACRCTLLVTLGAAAALAMCGRLLIGVLYGHRFYPAANPLYLLCGAIVFQSASRVLRNYFYGVGRPQLSLWSTGSAGVVIALLIFPLVKTYGMIGAALTSLIAQVIGATVDVLLATRVSAMPTSQFIFPQRADLRLAVWKP, encoded by the coding sequence ATGAGAACGGTGAGTCACGTGTTTGGAACGAAGGTGGTCGATTATCTGTTGAAGTTCATCACCGGCATTCTCATCACCCGCACTCTGGGGCCTTCGGACAAAGGCATCCTGACCTTTGCGATGCTGGTGGTGACCTGGACCGTAACATTTGGAAACCTGAGTTTCTTTGACGCGAACATCTACTTGTTGGGAAGCCGCCGCTTCTCTCTTTCCGAGGCCGCAATGACGTCGTTTGTCTTATCGCTCGCGTCCGGACTGCTTTACGCATTACTGTTGTTTATCATCGTCAGGTCCCGATTGGTGCATTGGCCGGTGGGCAACCCCTGGGTATTCTTGGCCCTCCTAATGACAATCCCGTTCAATATTCTGGCAAATAATTCGACCAGTATCCTGCAGGGACTGAGCTGGTTCAAATTATACAATCTGCTCACGGTCACGGCCTCGTTCGTTTACCTGGCGGCGGTGGTTGCAGCCAGGTATCTGGCTGAGGATCGATTGGCCGGCATTGTTGCCGCCACCGTTGGTAGTAACATCCTCATCGCCGCGATAATGGTGTTCTGCCTTGGCAAGGCCGCAAATTGGAAGCTTCGATTCTCAGGTCGCTACTTGAGGGAAGGGTTGCTGTACGGCTTGCGTGGCCATGTGCGCGTGCTTTTGACGCAGGTTACAGTGCGTTTCGATCAGTTCGTCCTGGGCGCAATGTTGGAGCCGGTCTATTTGGGCTGGTATTCGGTGGCTGCTGGCTTGAGCGAAGGCCTGCTCATGCTGCCGGATTCCGTGGGCATGCTTCTGTTCCCGCGGGTGGCCGCGGAACCGAACACCGCCGCTATGCTGGCGGCGCGGGCCTGTCGTTGCACTCTACTCGTGACCCTCGGCGCGGCAGCAGCGCTCGCAATGTGTGGCAGGCTGTTGATTGGGGTGCTCTACGGCCACCGCTTCTATCCCGCGGCCAACCCGCTGTACTTGCTTTGCGGAGCCATCGTGTTTCAGTCTGCCTCGCGAGTCTTGCGCAACTATTTTTATGGTGTGGGCCGTCCACAACTTTCGCTTTGGTCAACGGGTTCAGCGGGGGTGGTGATCGCCCTGCTGATTTTCCCGCTCGTGAAAACCTATGGGATGATTGGGGCCGCCTTAACCAGCCTGATAGCCCAGGTGATCGGGGCCACTGTGGATGTGCTGCTGGCAACGCGCGTTTCGGCCATGCCCACCAGCCAGTTCATCTTCCCGCAGAGGGCGGATCTGCGTTTGGCTGTTTGGAAGCCATAG
- a CDS encoding class I SAM-dependent methyltransferase codes for MDKSFFDELYRREKKHWWFDCRRRLAGEALRRYDVRQPGRILDMGCGTGAMLDELQRFGTEFGLDVSATALTYCKSRGHQRLALGVGEDLPWREATFDGVVSLDVLEHIENDTRTAQNLFRICRDGAVVVITVPATPWLWTTRDDRLLHKRRYTKAQLTAVARGAGFEVVKCSYYCVFFFPVVAAVVLLHRLLGRKPDVKDDVPSVNPILNEVFRWLLLMEQWSLRWIDFPFGVSLFCVLRKPSPAGSRKEA; via the coding sequence ATGGACAAATCGTTCTTCGACGAGTTGTACCGTCGTGAAAAGAAACACTGGTGGTTTGATTGTCGCCGTCGGCTTGCCGGTGAGGCGTTGCGAAGATACGACGTGCGGCAGCCAGGACGCATCCTTGACATGGGCTGCGGCACCGGTGCGATGCTGGATGAACTGCAGCGATTCGGCACGGAGTTTGGCCTCGATGTCTCCGCGACGGCATTGACCTACTGTAAGAGCCGTGGTCATCAACGCCTGGCTCTCGGCGTGGGCGAGGACCTGCCGTGGCGCGAGGCGACGTTCGATGGAGTGGTATCGTTGGATGTGCTTGAGCATATCGAGAACGACACCCGCACGGCACAGAACCTTTTTCGTATTTGCCGAGACGGTGCCGTGGTGGTCATCACCGTGCCGGCAACACCCTGGCTGTGGACAACGCGCGACGACCGGCTCTTGCATAAACGGCGTTACACGAAGGCGCAACTCACGGCCGTCGCGCGCGGCGCCGGCTTTGAGGTCGTCAAGTGCAGCTATTACTGTGTGTTCTTTTTCCCAGTGGTCGCGGCGGTGGTGCTCTTGCACCGATTGCTCGGGCGTAAGCCAGATGTTAAAGATGACGTGCCGTCAGTGAATCCAATTCTGAATGAGGTGTTTCGTTGGCTTCTGCTAATGGAGCAATGGTCGTTGCGGTGGATCGATTTCCCTTTCGGCGTGAGCTTGTTTTGCGTGCTGCGGAAGCCCTCACCCGCCGGCAGCCGCAAGGAGGCTTGA
- a CDS encoding class I SAM-dependent methyltransferase, with protein sequence MTPTGTKLLNHLDAMRCVSCSEHLELSESGLHCLGCGQRFPISDDVPFLLDSHDSASQELAGHMEALFRFPAFYWLKINLLLKLNKTDDLDLRDYLLQKAVLDVGCGPFYYGYDATLASSIVGLDLSRQFVRAMNERDPKNLYLVANAKKIPFTRKSFDVSFLRYVIHHIPGDTSQLLAEVARVTRQYLIIFDHVRSDVPWQRAIQTTYWKSFDSGHHYNTMGEWNELLRPYKVAAFRRTGRMFGNICQIILDLRGRD encoded by the coding sequence ATGACCCCCACCGGCACAAAATTGCTCAACCATCTTGACGCGATGCGCTGCGTCTCTTGCTCAGAGCATTTGGAGTTGAGCGAGTCGGGTCTGCACTGTCTGGGTTGCGGCCAGCGTTTCCCGATTTCTGACGACGTGCCGTTTCTTCTCGACTCCCACGATAGCGCGAGCCAGGAACTGGCGGGGCACATGGAGGCTTTGTTTCGCTTCCCTGCGTTCTACTGGCTCAAGATCAATCTACTGCTGAAGTTGAACAAGACTGACGACCTGGACCTGCGGGATTATCTGCTTCAGAAAGCCGTCCTGGATGTCGGCTGCGGGCCGTTCTACTACGGCTACGATGCGACACTGGCCAGCAGCATTGTCGGGCTCGACCTCTCCCGCCAATTCGTCCGCGCGATGAACGAGCGCGATCCGAAGAACCTGTACCTTGTCGCCAATGCCAAGAAGATCCCCTTCACCAGGAAGTCTTTCGATGTGTCGTTCTTGCGGTACGTCATTCATCACATTCCTGGCGACACGAGCCAACTGCTGGCAGAGGTGGCCCGCGTCACACGGCAGTACCTCATCATCTTTGACCACGTCCGCTCGGATGTGCCGTGGCAACGGGCCATCCAAACGACCTACTGGAAATCGTTCGACAGTGGTCACCACTACAACACGATGGGTGAATGGAACGAATTGTTGCGCCCCTACAAGGTCGCCGCGTTCCGCCGCACCGGGCGCATGTTCGGCAACATCTGTCAGATCATTCTCGATTTGAGGGGACGTGATTGA
- a CDS encoding DegT/DnrJ/EryC1/StrS family aminotransferase yields the protein MTKVPYVDLKAQYQAIRNEVLAALEAVCESTAFAQGPPTRDFEQEFAAYCGVRHCVSLNSGTSALHLALRCLNLGPGDEVITVPFTFIATVWAINYVGAKPVFVDIDPVRRTLDPTKLEAAITPRTRAIVPVHLYGMPAAMSPILAIAAKHGIPVIEDAAQAHGATYQGKRVGQFGCTACFSFYPGKNLGAYGEGGALVTNTDAYTRRARSLRDHAQSQRYYHDEIGYNYRMDSFQGAVLRIKLKHLDAGNAARAVHARRYAELLDGSGATAPATFADSECVWHCYVIETDRRNEVRERLSGAGIDTGLHYPVPLHLQKVYASLGYKHGDFPVAERLSGRCLSLPMFPELTDSQIKYVCDIIRAKKT from the coding sequence ATGACTAAAGTTCCGTACGTAGACCTCAAAGCCCAGTATCAAGCGATTCGTAACGAAGTGTTGGCGGCGTTGGAAGCGGTATGCGAATCCACGGCGTTTGCCCAAGGGCCACCCACCAGGGACTTCGAACAGGAATTCGCCGCTTATTGCGGCGTACGCCATTGCGTCAGCCTCAACAGCGGCACCAGCGCACTACACCTGGCCTTGCGGTGTCTCAACCTCGGTCCCGGCGATGAAGTCATCACCGTGCCGTTTACATTCATCGCTACCGTGTGGGCGATCAATTACGTCGGGGCGAAACCAGTATTTGTGGACATCGATCCCGTTCGTCGCACACTTGATCCCACGAAGCTGGAGGCGGCCATCACCCCGCGCACCAGGGCCATCGTGCCCGTGCATCTCTACGGCATGCCCGCTGCGATGTCACCAATCCTCGCCATCGCTGCCAAACACGGCATTCCCGTCATTGAAGATGCCGCGCAAGCGCACGGAGCAACGTATCAAGGAAAGCGCGTCGGTCAGTTCGGTTGCACCGCCTGTTTCAGCTTCTATCCGGGCAAGAACCTCGGCGCCTACGGGGAAGGTGGCGCGCTGGTCACCAACACCGATGCCTATACCAGGCGTGCCCGCAGTCTGCGCGACCACGCCCAGAGCCAGCGCTATTACCATGACGAGATCGGCTACAACTACCGGATGGACAGTTTTCAGGGTGCCGTGTTGCGAATCAAGCTCAAGCACCTCGACGCCGGGAACGCCGCACGCGCCGTCCACGCGCGGCGCTATGCTGAATTGCTCGACGGGAGCGGTGCCACGGCTCCAGCCACGTTCGCCGATTCCGAATGCGTCTGGCACTGCTACGTCATTGAGACTGATCGCCGCAATGAGGTGCGGGAGCGATTATCTGGTGCGGGCATAGACACTGGGCTGCATTATCCCGTGCCACTGCATCTTCAGAAGGTGTACGCGTCGCTCGGGTACAAGCACGGTGATTTTCCCGTCGCGGAACGGCTCAGCGGCCGCTGTCTGTCGTTGCCTATGTTTCCAGAGTTGACCGATTCGCAGATCAAGTACGTCTGCGACATCATCCGGGCGAAAAAAACCTAG
- a CDS encoding class I SAM-dependent methyltransferase, giving the protein MTNMPLETGDEPTKRAQAESRFYDRYAEHLSPERLAPQEVFAPTCRENLYVLEQLGDLRGKRVLDIGCGQGDTSVFFALGGAEVHALDVSERMVAITNELARHHGVGERISAQVCRVEDMKYTDDYFDLVFADGVLHHLDMPQAVPSIVRVMKPGGRGIFLEPQRGSIFSEIYRLFATDLRTENEHPLEQRDFDFLAGQFGRLSHREFHLVSLVLFAMRFASLKLSGQAFPYWMDEVRQGQYHPKLLRRLQSVDEWVFRHFPALRKYTWLTVIVAEKPKG; this is encoded by the coding sequence ATGACTAATATGCCTCTGGAGACTGGCGACGAACCAACCAAACGGGCCCAGGCGGAGAGTCGATTTTACGATCGCTACGCCGAACACCTTTCCCCGGAACGGCTCGCGCCTCAAGAAGTGTTTGCCCCGACCTGCCGGGAGAACCTTTATGTCCTCGAGCAGTTGGGCGATTTGCGTGGCAAACGCGTGTTGGACATCGGCTGCGGGCAGGGTGATACGTCGGTGTTCTTCGCCCTTGGTGGAGCCGAGGTTCACGCTTTGGATGTTTCAGAACGGATGGTGGCTATCACGAATGAATTGGCCCGACATCACGGCGTGGGCGAGCGGATAAGCGCGCAGGTTTGTCGTGTCGAAGACATGAAGTACACAGACGATTATTTCGATCTCGTCTTCGCTGATGGCGTTCTACATCATCTGGATATGCCGCAAGCGGTGCCGAGTATCGTCCGCGTGATGAAACCAGGCGGACGCGGTATCTTTCTTGAGCCACAAAGGGGGAGCATCTTCAGCGAAATCTATCGTCTCTTCGCCACCGATCTACGAACGGAGAATGAACACCCGCTCGAACAGCGTGACTTCGATTTTCTGGCCGGCCAATTCGGCCGACTGAGTCATCGGGAGTTTCATTTGGTGTCTCTGGTTCTGTTCGCAATGCGTTTTGCCTCACTGAAACTTTCGGGCCAGGCGTTTCCCTACTGGATGGATGAAGTGCGTCAGGGTCAGTATCACCCCAAACTACTGCGCCGCCTGCAGAGTGTCGATGAATGGGTGTTTCGTCATTTCCCGGCGCTACGCAAGTACACCTGGCTGACGGTGATCGTCGCGGAAAAGCCGAAAGGCTAG